In Symmachiella dynata, the following are encoded in one genomic region:
- a CDS encoding MgtC/SapB family protein, producing MFEFIDSIPDIILRPLMAVLCAAVLGFERETQGKAAGLRTQMMVGLGTAIFTMAAWNLQERLADTEGATRVDPTRVIAGIVGGLGFLGAGSIIQAGKSIRGLTTAATVWVVGAVGIACGLGDYLLALVATGFATIILVGVGYLEHRTDITGSTKSLPPKDS from the coding sequence ATGTTCGAGTTTATCGATTCCATCCCGGACATTATCCTGCGGCCGCTGATGGCGGTGTTGTGTGCGGCGGTGTTGGGGTTTGAGCGTGAAACACAGGGCAAGGCGGCTGGGTTGCGGACGCAGATGATGGTGGGGCTGGGGACGGCTATCTTTACGATGGCCGCCTGGAACTTACAGGAGCGATTGGCCGATACTGAGGGAGCGACCCGCGTCGATCCTACTCGCGTGATTGCCGGAATCGTCGGTGGACTGGGATTTCTGGGCGCTGGCTCGATTATCCAGGCGGGGAAATCCATCCGCGGGCTGACGACAGCCGCTACCGTGTGGGTCGTGGGTGCGGTGGGGATCGCCTGTGGATTGGGGGACTATCTACTGGCACTCGTCGCCACCGGATTTGCGACCATCATTTTGGTCGGGGTCGGCTATCTGGAGCATCGCACCGATATTACCGGTTCCACGAAAAGTCTCCCCCCTAAAGACTCCTAA
- the hisD gene encoding histidinol dehydrogenase, producing the protein MTDSSSQTLNIQTIDCHNEDPIAALSELRRKLSPRGDIVSAAGRQRTIDLFGAPLTPQQVVEKICSDVRAQGLPAVLEYTAKLDRRELDVDTMRVTAEELADAHAAADEEYLATIRRIRDNVLEFQQAILNQDVSIERASGAGRVVLGQRYLPLRRIGVCIPGGAAAYPSTLLMTAVPAQAAGVQEIAVIVPPTDFGGYNVDILAACHELGITEVIRVGGAQGVAALAYGVEGIPQVDKIVGPGNLFVALAKQHVFGDVDIDSIAGPSEVVVLADETARADFVASDLISQAEHSPGSGVMITWHQPLMEAVRAELIAQLAQLERGDLARTSLEDYGALILARDADEACRLSDLLAPEHLHVSTANPESLLDKLQNAGAIFLGHYTPVAAGDYVAGPSHVLPTGGTARFANGLCANDFLKRSSIIRYDEASLRGDAGDICRMADKEGLTAHGASVSVRVGASDV; encoded by the coding sequence ATGACCGATTCCAGCTCCCAAACACTCAATATCCAAACCATCGACTGCCACAACGAGGACCCGATTGCGGCGCTCTCGGAGTTGCGGCGCAAACTCAGCCCGCGGGGGGATATCGTCTCCGCTGCGGGGCGACAGCGGACGATCGACTTGTTTGGAGCCCCACTCACACCACAACAGGTCGTCGAGAAGATCTGCAGCGACGTCCGCGCGCAAGGTTTGCCGGCGGTGCTGGAATATACGGCCAAACTGGACCGCCGCGAACTGGATGTCGACACGATGCGGGTGACGGCCGAGGAACTGGCTGACGCCCACGCCGCCGCCGATGAAGAATATCTGGCCACTATTCGCCGGATTCGTGACAACGTCTTGGAATTTCAACAGGCGATTCTTAATCAAGACGTCAGCATCGAACGTGCCAGCGGAGCAGGGCGGGTGGTGCTTGGTCAGCGGTATTTGCCGCTACGGCGGATTGGGGTCTGCATTCCGGGGGGAGCGGCGGCGTACCCGTCGACACTATTGATGACGGCTGTCCCCGCGCAGGCGGCGGGTGTTCAGGAGATCGCCGTCATTGTGCCCCCGACCGATTTTGGCGGATACAACGTCGACATTCTGGCCGCCTGCCATGAGTTAGGCATTACGGAAGTCATTCGCGTCGGTGGAGCACAGGGAGTGGCGGCGCTTGCCTATGGGGTCGAAGGGATTCCACAGGTCGACAAAATCGTGGGGCCGGGCAATCTGTTCGTTGCCCTGGCCAAACAACACGTCTTCGGCGACGTCGACATCGACAGCATCGCCGGCCCGAGCGAAGTGGTGGTGTTGGCCGATGAAACGGCGCGGGCCGATTTTGTCGCCAGTGATTTGATTTCCCAGGCCGAGCATTCACCCGGCAGCGGCGTGATGATCACCTGGCATCAACCGTTGATGGAGGCGGTGCGGGCGGAGTTGATAGCACAACTCGCGCAACTGGAACGGGGAGATTTAGCCCGCACCAGCTTAGAGGATTACGGCGCATTAATTCTGGCTCGCGACGCGGATGAAGCGTGCCGACTCTCGGACTTGCTCGCGCCGGAGCACTTGCATGTCTCCACGGCTAACCCGGAATCGCTGCTGGACAAACTCCAAAACGCCGGCGCAATTTTCCTAGGGCACTACACCCCGGTCGCCGCCGGCGATTACGTCGCCGGGCCATCCCACGTCCTGCCGACCGGCGGCACCGCACGTTTTGCTAATGGATTGTGCGCGAATGACTTTTTGAAACGTTCGTCGATCATCCGTTACGACGAAGCCAGCTTGCGGGGAGATGCGGGGGATATTTGCCGCATGGCGGACAAGGAAGGGCTAACGGCGCACGGGGCGAGTGTGTCAGTGCGGGTTGGAGCGTCAGATGTGTGA
- a CDS encoding threonine aldolase family protein has translation MPDAIIEMRSDTMTKPTPAMREAIANAEVGDDMSGEDPTVNRLEAMIAERLGKEAAVFACSGTQSNQMGVRVHCRPGDELLIEAWGHIASYEAGGPAALSGVTCRPIIGRRGLLEVSDLEGQIHNDDQHLCPTRLVCVENTANRGGGVVYSLGAMQQIGAWAHENGLKVHMDGARLFNAVVAGGYTAQEICEPVDTISVCFSKGLGCPMGSALIGSEEEIRIARRARKLFGGAMRQSGIVAAAAIYALENNVDRMQEDHDNARAFAEALSQIEGIEIEMPETNLVFFDVEQEYGTAFALSSRLRELGVNINPTGPQSLRACTHLDVTREQSLRAAELIGDCLSKGLADVAETITGGPYASR, from the coding sequence ATGCCCGACGCAATCATCGAAATGCGTAGCGATACCATGACCAAACCGACCCCCGCCATGCGCGAAGCGATCGCCAATGCCGAGGTGGGGGATGATATGTCGGGTGAGGATCCGACCGTCAACCGGTTGGAAGCGATGATTGCCGAGCGGTTGGGCAAGGAAGCGGCTGTGTTTGCCTGTTCGGGAACGCAATCGAATCAAATGGGGGTCCGCGTGCATTGTCGTCCGGGAGACGAATTGCTGATCGAGGCCTGGGGGCATATTGCCAGTTATGAAGCGGGTGGACCGGCGGCACTGAGTGGCGTGACCTGTCGGCCCATCATCGGCCGCCGCGGTCTGTTAGAAGTTTCTGATCTGGAAGGCCAGATCCACAACGACGATCAACACCTTTGCCCCACACGGTTGGTCTGCGTCGAAAACACCGCCAATCGCGGTGGCGGCGTCGTCTATTCATTGGGGGCCATGCAACAAATCGGCGCCTGGGCGCATGAAAACGGCTTGAAGGTCCACATGGACGGTGCGCGGCTGTTCAACGCCGTTGTGGCGGGAGGCTACACAGCACAGGAAATCTGCGAGCCGGTCGATACGATCTCCGTCTGTTTCTCCAAAGGTCTGGGCTGCCCGATGGGGTCGGCGCTGATTGGGTCCGAAGAAGAAATTCGCATTGCCCGCCGCGCCCGCAAATTATTTGGCGGTGCGATGCGCCAAAGCGGTATCGTGGCTGCTGCGGCGATTTATGCGTTGGAGAACAACGTCGACCGCATGCAAGAGGACCACGACAACGCCCGTGCATTCGCCGAAGCATTGTCACAGATCGAAGGCATCGAGATTGAAATGCCGGAAACGAACCTCGTGTTCTTCGACGTCGAGCAAGAGTACGGCACCGCCTTCGCTCTGTCGTCACGACTGCGAGAATTGGGCGTGAACATCAACCCGACCGGGCCGCAGTCATTGCGGGCCTGCACGCATTTGGACGTCACCCGCGAGCAGTCCCTCCGCGCAGCAGAGTTGATCGGCGATTGCCTGAGCAAAGGTCTGGCGGACGTCGCCGAAACCATCACCGGCGGCCCCTACGCCAGCCGGTGA
- the larE gene encoding ATP-dependent sacrificial sulfur transferase LarE, whose product MSDSLPVQLVEKRDALLGILSGYGRVAVAFSAGIDSTVVAKAAQLACGDRAVAVTADSPSLAGGELEEAKRLAALIGIRHQVVRTEEFENSDYLKNASNRCYFCKTELYTQLEGLAPQLNVDVIVNGANLDDRGDHRPGMQAASEHDIRSPLIEAEFTKADVRALAADWELPIWDKPASPCLSSRIAYGLSVTPERVRRVDEAECFLREELGLRELRVRHEPNDLARIEVPVTALARFANDDIRDKITTHFKSLGFKFITLDLEGFRSGSMNSVLPLESLTMSAK is encoded by the coding sequence ATGTCCGACTCCCTCCCCGTCCAATTGGTTGAAAAGCGTGACGCCTTGCTCGGCATTTTGTCCGGCTATGGGCGCGTGGCGGTCGCATTTTCAGCCGGGATCGACAGCACAGTGGTTGCCAAAGCAGCACAACTAGCTTGTGGAGACCGCGCGGTCGCAGTGACCGCCGATAGCCCCAGTCTCGCTGGCGGAGAATTGGAAGAGGCCAAACGCTTAGCAGCGCTCATCGGCATTCGCCACCAAGTCGTGCGGACCGAGGAATTTGAAAACAGCGATTACCTCAAAAACGCCTCCAACCGCTGTTACTTCTGCAAGACGGAGTTGTATACGCAGTTGGAAGGTTTGGCGCCTCAATTGAACGTTGATGTAATTGTCAATGGCGCTAACCTCGATGATCGCGGCGATCACCGCCCCGGCATGCAAGCGGCCAGTGAACACGATATTCGCAGCCCGCTAATCGAAGCTGAGTTCACCAAGGCGGACGTCCGTGCGTTGGCCGCCGATTGGGAGTTGCCCATCTGGGACAAACCGGCCAGCCCTTGCCTGTCCAGTCGCATCGCCTATGGACTCAGCGTGACTCCCGAACGCGTGCGCCGCGTGGATGAGGCGGAATGCTTCCTGCGTGAAGAGTTGGGCTTGCGTGAGTTACGTGTGCGTCACGAACCCAATGACCTAGCCCGGATCGAAGTCCCCGTTACGGCGCTTGCACGTTTTGCGAACGACGATATCCGTGACAAAATCACGACGCACTTCAAATCGCTGGGCTTCAAGTTCATCACGCTCGACCTAGAAGGTTTCCGCTCCGGCAGCATGAACAGCGTCCTGCCGCTCGAGAGCCTAACCATGTCCGCCAAGTGA
- a CDS encoding class I SAM-dependent methyltransferase, which yields MITDDLLRKGTAQHSQGQLVEATQSFRAVLRINPTHQAATRSLLSIAKQLRQPASQSTAVVDQQIDQERRKYEQVWQCDDYRRFSPGLQGAQLVDLIGYFRQHQVRTILDAGCGSGQLMQQIMTEFPEEFDLHGFDISANCLDPFFDAIRDEILTVGCLWNLAEFGEIYDGVICTDVMEHIPTHQVPACLENLRQCTAKAAYFGIALFPDGYGQKILGEPLHLTVKEPQWWISAIQRAGFTVTKAMVENGPHANPMWLHALLTV from the coding sequence ATGATCACGGATGATCTCTTGCGCAAAGGAACGGCGCAACACAGCCAGGGGCAACTGGTGGAGGCGACGCAGTCGTTTCGCGCCGTCTTGCGCATCAATCCCACGCATCAGGCGGCGACTCGATCACTGCTGAGCATTGCCAAACAACTCCGCCAACCGGCCTCTCAGTCGACGGCCGTTGTGGATCAGCAAATCGATCAAGAACGTCGCAAATACGAGCAGGTGTGGCAGTGCGACGACTACCGCCGATTTTCACCCGGTTTGCAGGGCGCGCAGCTGGTTGATCTCATCGGTTATTTCCGACAGCACCAGGTGCGGACAATTCTGGATGCCGGTTGCGGTTCTGGCCAGTTGATGCAACAAATCATGACCGAATTCCCCGAGGAATTCGATCTGCATGGATTTGACATCTCCGCGAATTGCCTCGATCCATTTTTTGATGCGATCCGCGACGAAATTCTCACCGTCGGTTGTCTGTGGAATTTGGCAGAATTCGGGGAGATCTATGATGGCGTGATCTGCACTGACGTCATGGAGCACATCCCTACGCATCAGGTCCCCGCTTGTTTGGAAAACCTGCGCCAGTGCACCGCGAAGGCCGCCTATTTCGGCATCGCCCTGTTTCCTGACGGCTACGGGCAGAAGATCCTGGGAGAACCATTGCATCTGACCGTCAAAGAGCCGCAGTGGTGGATTTCGGCGATCCAGCGCGCAGGATTCACCGTCACGAAGGCCATGGTGGAAAATGGTCCCCATGCGAATCCGATGTGGCTGCATGCACTGCTGACGGTTTGA